In a genomic window of Salminus brasiliensis chromosome 12, fSalBra1.hap2, whole genome shotgun sequence:
- the bod1l1 gene encoding uncharacterized protein bod1l1 isoform X4 → MAGLPPGDPQMVAMIVNHLKTQGLFDQFRRDCLADVDTKPAYLHLRQRVDNFVSNHLSNHTWSPQLNKNQLRNSIRQLVLQSGMLEQGVDRIVAQVVDPKIHHIFRPQVERVVRQFLSPGSHIEEEEPPLAPGPLGDRQEAQLPSPGPASSAVADSADSGSSQSQSQDPSSSRIQSGEPALDGLATGAERGEADMSLVEEEEMEMEVEEQSEREGQKPASKGEASSEREHDRDREVEMEVEREAEAEEVKKEEEMEERDEKEKEDKDEMKEKSSSSSGKASGKSREESQETEAQKSSTDTQHIRQRARERLKEEYSLEDSDLEGLSDITVSSVHTSDLSSFEGESEDDQLPSDSTEEGEITSEDEKVQRKSAGEDSEDSKEKRPRGSRQGYIHKPFLYSRYYSDSDDEVTVEQRRRSVAKEKEERVLKRQQNRERLEDKRRQKALQAEEKAQQTSSNQDATRPQAKEARKEKKVLEKKVALSRKRKRDSRKEDDAGSRRKQEEADSIKKEEVLKSKAVPPKPVRKPSEVEEQRRRKSGSISEDASEPRKVLDKNRTHSFILDLETGTEEALRQRGGGKSERHGRKDSQPKEKERREKEKERSVSDERSRHKQKPESRKGGDTQVEEKEGVSAKGTGDEKGDRKGTKVKGDKKTSVPVREGRASVSEGSAAAEEGTLKDVRKGKISSEIPKDKDRERLKGEKTSKSDLKQLHRLDSTGSAEDKLEVEATSEVLKKKDKHSKDLLKRSKSHTEAKPVEKGKSRQDSKDSGAGEASKHSDLDKESRKAKESVKSVSEKQRSKSRDDLKPQSPLATKSDKRSPGQEARSKAGTPPIKPESSKEKKKEGASREDRKASEDRALEKGKEAKSSKKASEKKSKESEKKAGESEKEKRSTQAVGLSSASPGSAAVGKEVQAAETVTTLSATQVKSDLTAPQVSETKSDLTAPQPMDTESNVSAPQALDTESNLTEPKTLDVKSDLTASQAVEPECSLPAPQSLDAESNLAASQALDTESDLTAPRPMDTESNVSAPQALDTESNLTQPQTLETESNLTQPQTLETESNLTEPQTLDTESNLTEPQTLDAKSDLAASQAVEPECSLPAPQSLDAESNLTAPQALDEESNLSASQAVETENNLTASQDMDSESDFTASQAIAMESDLPAPELKDEKSNLAATHAVETECSLVVSQALETSDLTASQVTATESDIPATEAMDVESNLPSSQALHAESDQTATQALEAENELTAPQSMDMESNPTTPPVLDSVTESNPTVLQALDTEADLPAPQALESIAKSDLTASQVLGTDSNLPAPRVSECLTGSNITTIQASEALAESNVGAPQTSETVAESNLTTSQALETESNPTAQQTSETLAESTLAAPQTLETESDLTAPQDSEMLTESNLTTPQTTETLAESNPTAPQTSETLAESNPTGPQTSETLAESTLAAPQTLETESDLTAPQDSEMLTESNLTTPQDSEMLTESNLTTPQTSETLAESNPTAPQTSETLAESNPTAPQTSETLAESTLAAPQTLETESDLTAPQDSEMLTESNLTTPQTSETLAESNLTNPQTSETLAESNPTAPQASEMLTKSNLTSPQALETESDLTASQASETLAESNPAVPQVLDAKRESDLSEKTPCPPTVTCSESDLVPTTAPQASSTLPASDLTPADSSSTPAPDDMYDALSDITPEPEDDEEIAMRLTESQTQPRPIPVEADALLTLMDVCASAAKNDVMGMPERQDTEGSLEEADRKMKEAALALLSMDPDLSVAQSPVTMETITVAMEEEGHSSSGDAGDVSETPAEEKQESETGAAADSLPCVMESDSQGGAQRPGGAETVLVAEEASAEAESRQTHTDTPAEGTASTNTEDQSAEVQLETGEQEEQNMSAAETSGVDQSEAAEHSESTEPEAVQEKKPARRGRPPKLVKQASSASKSDGPEEDRSDVSEADDRAEGRVTRKGRRSSQRAAPVKESAAKTHTDQQSGARETEKTAQKKSEDEEADEGAESRAPRRGRSSKLTDPPQKEEEPKEQLRRGRRSGAQTAPTAKPALKRKRSDQAEDSGKEPPAEEEEEELVKKARVHSESVSENTEEKEEQEKCSSEGEEEKKEEGGEKEETEEEEKEEPVKKARRGRPSKSTPVTDETVKKEEETEEAEDEDEKEEEETVTRATTRAASRLEAEKNKPSKPSTRAVSKLSGKEESSPNTRASRSQVSAVVKGRKREASSPTPRTRGAHKAEEPASKRTKR, encoded by the exons ATGGCTGGTTTACCCCCCGGAGACCCCCAGATGGTCGCTATGATCGTGAATCATCTGAAAACGCAGGGTCTGTTTGACCAGTTCAGGCGGGACTGTCTGGCGGACGTGGACACGAAG CCTGCTTACCTGCATCTGAGGCAACGAGTGGACAACTTTGTGTCCAACCACTTGTCCAACCATACTTGGAGCCCCCAGCTGAACAAGAACCAGCTACGGAACAGCATCAGACAGCTGGTGCTGCA GTCTGGAATGCTGGAGCAAGGTGTGGACCGCATTGTGGCCCAGGTGGTCGATCCTAAGATTCATCACATCTTTCGGCCGCAGGTGGAGCGGGTCGTGAGGCAGTTCCTGTCTCCCGGTAGTCATATAGAAGAGGAGGAGCCTCCACTTGCTCCAGGCCCATTGGGGGACAGACAGGAAGCTCAACTGCCGTCTCCAG GTCCAGCCTCCAGCGCAGTCGCTGACTCGGCAGATTCCGGTTCCTCTCAGAGTCAG AGCCAGGATCCATCCAGCAGCAGGATCCAAAGCGGAGAGCCAGCCCTGGATGGCCTGGCCACTGGAGCCGAGCGGGGAGAGGCAGACATGAGCCttgtggaggaagaggagatggagatggaggtggaggagcagagtgagagggagggaCAGAAGCCTGCAAGCAAAGGAGAGGCAAGCAGTGAGCGAGAGCATGACAGAGACAGGGAGgtggagatggaggtggagagagaggcagaggctgAGGAggtgaagaaggaggaggagatggaggagagagatgagaaggagaaagaagataaagatgagatgaaggagaagagcagcagcagcagtgggaaAGCATCTGggaagagcagagaggagagcCAGGAGACGGAGGCACAGAAATCCAGCACGGATACACAGCACATCCGCCAGAGAGCCCGAGAGAGGCTTAAAGAAG AATACTCTCTGGAGGACTCTGATCTGGAGGGTCTGAGTGATATCACCGTGAGCTCGGTGCACACCAGTGATCTGTCTTCGTTCGAGGGCGAGAGTGAGGACGATCAGCTACCGTCTGACTCCACTGAGGAAGGAGAGATCACGTCCGAGG ATGAGAAGGTTCAGAGGAAGTCTGCTGGCGAGGACTCTGAAGACAGTAAGGAGAAAAGGCCTCGCGGATCACGACAAGGCTACATCCACAAGCCTTTCCTGTACTCCCGTTACTATAGCGACTCTGATGACGAGGTGACGGTGGAGCAGCGACGACGCTCGGTG GcgaaggagaaagaggagagggtGTTGAAGAGGCAGCAGAATCGGGAGCGTCTGGAGGATAAGAGGAGACAGAAGGCGTTGCAGGCTGAGG AAAAAGCGCAGCAGACCTCATCCAATCAAGACGCTACACGACCCCAAGCGAAGGAGGCACGGAAGGAGAAAAAGGTTCTAGAGAAGAAGGTGGCGCTCagcaggaaaaggaaaagagatTCACG AAAGGAGGACGACGCTGGAAGCAGAAGAAAGCAAGAGGAGGCAGATTCAATAAAGAAGGAG GAGGTGCTAAAGAGTAAAGCGGTTCCTCCGAAGCCTGTGAGAAAGCCGTCTGAGGTGGAGGAGCAGCGCAGGAGGAAGAGTGGCAGCATTTCTGAAGACGCGAGCGAGCCACGCAAGGTCCTCGACAAAAACCGCACCCACTCGTTCATCCTGGACTTGGAGACGGGAACGGAGGAGGCGCTCCGACAGAGAGGCGGTGGGAAAAGTGAGCGGCACGGCCGCAAAGACAGCCAGCCCAAAGAGAAAGagcggagagagaaagagaaggagcggAGCGTGTCTGACGAACGGTCCAGGCACAAACAGAAGCCGGAGAGCAGAAAAGGAGGCGATACTCAGGTGGAGGAAAAGGAGGGAGTGTCTGCCAAAGGCACAGGTGATGAGAAGGGAGATAGGAAAGGGACAAAGGTTAAAGGAGACAAGAAGACCTCTGTGCCTGTCCGAGAAGGAAGAGCATCCGTTTCTGAGGGTTCTGCTGCCGCAGAGGAGGGAACCCTGAAGGACGTGAGGAAAGGAAAGATCTCTTCAGAGATTCCCaaggacaaagacagagagagactgaaaggaGAAAAGACTAGTAAGAGTGACCTAAAACAGCTGCATCGCCTAGACTCCACAGGCTCCGCTGAGGACAAGCTAGAAGTTGAGGCCACTTCAGAAGTCCtcaaaaagaaagacaagcaCTCCAAAGATCTTCTGAAAAGATCCAAGAGTCACACAGAGGCCAAACCTGTGGAGAAGGGTAAGAGCAGGCAGGACAGCAAGGATTCAGGTGCAGGCGAGGCTTCCAAACACTCGGATCTAGACAAGGAATCCAGAAAGGCCAAAGAATCTGTAAAGTCTGTCTCGGAAAAACAAAGATCCAAGTCCAGAGATGATTTGAAACCTCAGAGTCCGCTAGCAACGAAGTCAGACAAGAGGTCCCCGGGACAAGAGGCCAGGAGTAAAGCAGGAACGCCTCCAATCAAGCCAGAGTCCTccaaggaaaagaagaaggaggGAGCGTCGAGAGAAGATAGGAAAGCTTCTGAGGATCGTGCTCTTGAGAAAGGGAAAGAAGCAAAAAGCTCAAAGAAAGCGAGTGAGAAAAAGAGCAAAGAGTCTGAGAAGAAAGCTGGAGAAAGCGAGAAGGAAAAGAGGAGCACTCAAGCAGTTGGACTCTCCTCTGCTTCTCCAGGTTCTGCTGCTGTTGGTAAAGAGGTACAGGCTGCGGAAACAGTGACCACACTTTCAGCCACACAAGTGAAGTCTGATCTCACAGCCCCACAG GTCTCAGAGACGAAGTCTGATCTCACAGCTCCACAGCCTATGGATACGGAGTCTAATGTCTCAGCCCCACAGGCCTTGGATACAGAGTCTAATCTAACAGAGCCAAAGACCTTAGATGTAAAGTCTGATCTCACAGCCTCACAGGCAGTTGAGCCAGAATGTAGTCTCCCAGCTCCACAGTCTTTGGATGCAGAGTCTAATCTTGCAGCCTCACAGGCCCTGGACACAGAGTCTGATCTCACAGCTCCACGGCCTATGGATACGGAGTCTAATGTCTCAGCCCCACAGGCCTTGGATACAGAGTCTAATCTAACACAGCCACAGACCTTGGAAACAGAGTCTAATCTAACACAGCCACAGACCTTGGAAACAGAGTCTAATCTAACAGAGCCACAGACCTTGGATACGGAGTCTAATCTAACAGAGCCACAGACCTTGGATGCAAAGTCTGATCTCGCAGCCTCACAGGCAGTAGAGCCAGAATGTAGTCTCCCAGCTCCACAGTCTTTGGATGCAGAGTCTAATCTCACAGCCCCACAGGCCCTGGATGAAGAGTCCAATCTTTCAGCCTCACAGGCAGTGGAGACAGAAAATAATCTCACAGCATCACAGGACATGGACTCAGAATCTGATTTTACGGCCTCACAGGCCATTGCCATGGAGTCTGATCTCCCAGCCCCAGAGTTAAAGGACGAGAAATCTAATCTTGCAGCCACACATGCAGTGGAGACAGAGTGTAGTCTTGTAGTCTCACAGGCCTTGGAGACATCTGATCTGACTGCCTCACAGGTCACTGCCACAGAGTCTGATATCCCAGCCACAGAGGCAATGGACGTGGAATCTAACCTTCCATCCTCTCAGGCTTTACATGCAGAATCTGATCAGACAGCCACACAAGCCTTGGAGGCAGAGAATGAACTCACAGCCCCACAGTCCATGGACATGGAGTCTAATCCTACAACTCCACCTGTCTTAGATTCTGTCACAGAGTCTAATCCTACAGTCCTACAGGCTTTGGACACAGAGGCTGATCTCCCAGCCCCACAGGCCTTAGAGTCTATTGCAAAGTCTGATCTCACAGCCTCGCAGGTCTTGGGTACAGATTCTAATCTGCCAGCCCCACGGGTCTCAGAGTGTCTCACAGGTTCTAATATTACAACCATACAGGCATCAGAAGCTCTTGCAGAGTCTAATGTGGGAGCCCCACAGACCTCAGAAACTGTTGCAGAGTCTAATCTCACAACCTCACAGGCCTTGGAAACGGAGTCTAATCCGACAGCCCAACAGACATCAGAAACTCTTGCAGAGTCTACACTTGCAGCTCCACAGACCTTAGAGACGGAGTCTGATTTGACAGCCCCACAGGACTCAGAAATGCTTACAGAATCTAACCTCACAACCCCACAGACCACAGAAACTCTTGCAGAGTCTAATCCGACAGCCCCACAGACCTCAGAAACTCTCGCAGAGTCTAATCCGACAGGCCCCCAGACATCAGAAACTCTTGCAGAGTCTACACTTGCAGCTCCACAGACCTTAGAGACGGAGTCTGATCTTACAGCCCCACAGGACTCAGAAATGCTTACAGAATCTAATCTCACAACCCCACAGGACTCAGAAATGCTTACAGAATCTAATCTCACAACCCCACAGACATCAGAAACTCTTGCAGAGTCTAATCCGACAGCCCCACAGACATCAGAAACTCTTGCAGAGTCTAATCCGACAGCCCCACAGACATCAGAAACTCTTGCAGAGTCTACACTTGCAGCTCCACAGACATTAGAGACGGAGTCTGATCTTACAGCCCCACAGGACTCAGAAATGCTTACAGAATCAAATCTCACAACCCCACAAACCTCAGAAACTCTTGCAGAGTCTAATCTCACAAACCCACAAACCTCAGAAACTCTTGCAGAGTCTAATCCGACAGCCCCACAGGCCTCAGAAATGCTTACAAAATCTAATCTCACATCTCCACAAGCCTTGGAGACAGAATCTGATCTGACAGCCTCACAGGCCTCAGAAACTCTTGCAGAGTCTAATCCAGCAGTCCCACAGGTCCTGGATGCAAAAAGAGAATCTGATCTTTCTGAAAAAACACCCTGCCCGCCCACGGTGACCTGCTCAGAGTCTGATCTTGTGCCCACAACAGCCCCTCAGGCTTCAAGCACACTCCCAGCATCCGATCTCACCCCTGCTGATTCCAGCAGTACACCTGCTCCTGACGACATGTATGATGCCCTGAGCGACATCACTCCAGAACCTGAGGATGACGAGGAAATAGCCATGAGGCTCACAGAGAGCCAAACGCAGCCCCGCCCAATCCCTGTGGAGGCCGACGCCCTCCTGACCCTGATGGACGTCTGTGCCTCTGCTGCCAAAAACGATGTGATGGGTATGCCTGAAAGGCAGGACACAGAGGGCTCGTTAGAGGAAGCGGACAGGAAAATGAAGGAAGCGGCTCTTGCTCTGCTATCCATGGACCCGGACCTGTCAGTGGCTCAGAGTCCTGTCACCATGGAGACGATAACAGTTGCAATGGAGGAAGAAGGACATTCGTCCTCTGGAGATGCAGGAGATGTGTCCGAAACGCCTGCAGAGGAAAAACAGGAGTCTGAAACCGGAGCAGCTGCTGATTCCCTTCCATGTGTGATGGAGAGTGACTCTCAGGGTGGAGCTCAACGCCCTGGTGGTGCGGAGACCGTACTGG TTGCAGAAGAAGCTTCAGCTGAGGCGGAGTCCAGGCAGACTCATACCGACACTCCGGCTGAGGGCACGGCCTCTACCAACACAGAG GACCAGTCTGCAGAGGTGCAGCTGGAAACTGGAGAGCAAGAGGAGCAGAACATGAGCGCAGCAGAGACCTCGG GTGTGGATCAGAGTGAAGCTGCAGAGCACTCAGAGTCT ACTGAACCAGAGGCTGTGCAGGAGAAGAAACCGGCACGGAGAGGGCGGCCCCCCAAACTAGTCAAGCAAGCCA GCAGTGCGTCCAAGTCTGATGGCCCGGAGGAGGACAGGTCCGATGTGTCCGAAGCG GATGACCGCGCGGAGGGCAGAGTGACCCGTAAAGGGCGGCGGTCCAGTCAGAGAGCAGCGCCAGTGAAGGAAAGCG CAGCTAAAACTCATACTGACCAGCAGAGCGGCGCCAGAGAGACCGAAAAAACAGCCCAGAAAAAA AGTGAGGATGAGGAGGCTGATGaaggagcagagagcagagctccACGCCGAGGAAGATCTTCTAAACTCACAGACCCTCCTCAAAAGGAGGAGGAGCCAAAAGAG cagtTGCGCAGAGGACGGCGATCTGGAGCTCAGACTGCCCCTACAG CTAAACCTGCACTGAAGAGGAAGAGATCTGACCAGGCTGAGGATTCTGGGAAA GAACCAccagctgaggaggaggaggaggaacttGTCAAAAAGGCCAGAGTTCACAGCG agagtgtgtctgaaaatacggaggagaaagaagagcaGGAGAAGTGCAGCagtgagggagaggaggagaagaaagaggagggaggagagaaggaggagact gaagaagaggagaaagaggaacCAGTGAAGAAGGCCCGCAGAGGCAGACCCTCAAAAAGCACCCCTGTAACAGATGAGACGG tgaagaaagaagaagagaccGAAGAggctgaggatgaggatgaaaaggaagaagaagagacGGTAACGAGGGCCACGACTCGCGCTGCCTCTCGTCTGGAGGCTGAGAA gaATAAACCCAGCAAGCCATCGACCAGAGCTGTCAGCAAACTGAGTGGGAAAGAGGAAAGCTCTCCAAACACacg AGCTTCCCGCAGTCAGGTGTCTGCAGTAGTGAAAGGGCGCAAGCGTGAGGCGAGTTCCCCGACACCTCGCACCCGTGGTGCCCACAAAGCTGAAGAACCAGCCTCCAAGAGAACCAAGCGGTGA